A section of the Girardinichthys multiradiatus isolate DD_20200921_A chromosome 5, DD_fGirMul_XY1, whole genome shotgun sequence genome encodes:
- the gng13a gene encoding guanine nucleotide-binding protein G(I)/G(S)/G(O) subunit gamma-13a, giving the protein MAEIDVPQMKREVESLQYQLAINREKSSITVTELVKWIEGCVCEDPFLNPELMRANPWVEKGKCVIL; this is encoded by the exons ATGGCGGAGATAGACGTTCCGCAGATGAAGAGAGAAGTGGAAAGCCTTCAGTATCAGCTGGCGATCAACAGAGAGAAATCCTCCATCACCGTAACAGA GCTGGTGAAGTGGATCGAAGGTTGTGTTTGTGAAGATCCGTTTCTGAACCCTGAGCTGATGCGAGCCAACCCCTGGGTGGAAAAGGGCAAGTGTGTGATCCTCTAA